One window of Polyangiaceae bacterium genomic DNA carries:
- a CDS encoding nucleotide sugar dehydrogenase — MSEHKQALLKKIEDGTFHVGIIGMGYVGLPLALTFIERAKLRVTGFDVDQKKVDALNRGESYIMHLGAERVAKAKESGLFTATADFDRLAEPDALLIAVPTPLTAQREPDMKYVIGTGEAIKPRLRKGQLVVLESTTYPGTTDELLKGILEESGLKCGEDFYLAFSPEREDPGNKSFNTATIPKVVGGVDADATDVSAALYGVGLDKVVKVRSARVAEATKLTENIFRGVNIALVNELKVVYDRMGIDVWDVLDAAATKPFGFMKFTPGPGLGGHCIPLDPFYLTWKAREYGISTRFIELAGEVNVSMPRYVVDKLQEGLNEHERSLKGSKVLVLGLAYKKDIDDPRESPSFELIELLLHRGAKVSYHDPHIPVAPSMRTWPDLPKLESQALTEEMLKSVDAVLISTEHSAVDYELVAKHSKLVIDTRGVYRDPLPNVIKA; from the coding sequence ATGAGTGAGCACAAGCAAGCCCTTCTCAAGAAGATCGAAGACGGGACGTTCCATGTCGGCATCATCGGCATGGGCTACGTCGGTCTGCCTCTCGCGCTGACGTTCATCGAACGGGCGAAGCTCAGGGTCACTGGTTTCGACGTCGACCAGAAGAAGGTCGACGCGCTGAACCGCGGCGAGTCCTACATCATGCACCTCGGCGCAGAGCGCGTGGCCAAGGCCAAGGAGTCCGGGCTCTTCACAGCCACGGCTGATTTCGATCGCCTCGCCGAGCCAGACGCCCTTTTGATCGCAGTCCCGACGCCGCTCACCGCGCAGCGCGAGCCCGACATGAAGTATGTCATTGGCACCGGCGAAGCGATCAAGCCCAGGCTGCGTAAGGGCCAGCTCGTCGTGCTGGAGTCGACCACTTACCCTGGCACCACCGATGAGCTGCTGAAGGGCATCCTTGAGGAATCCGGCCTGAAGTGCGGTGAGGACTTCTACCTGGCCTTCTCCCCCGAGCGCGAAGACCCAGGCAACAAGAGCTTCAACACTGCGACCATCCCGAAGGTGGTTGGCGGTGTCGACGCCGATGCGACTGACGTCTCAGCCGCTCTCTACGGGGTTGGCTTGGACAAGGTCGTCAAGGTGCGTTCAGCACGAGTAGCCGAAGCAACCAAGCTTACGGAGAATATTTTCCGTGGGGTAAATATCGCGCTGGTCAACGAACTCAAGGTCGTCTACGACCGCATGGGCATCGACGTGTGGGATGTGCTCGACGCGGCAGCGACGAAGCCTTTCGGCTTCATGAAGTTTACCCCGGGGCCTGGCCTGGGTGGCCATTGCATCCCACTCGATCCGTTCTATCTGACGTGGAAAGCGCGCGAGTACGGCATCTCCACCCGCTTCATCGAGCTCGCGGGTGAGGTCAACGTTTCGATGCCGCGCTATGTGGTCGACAAGCTTCAAGAGGGGCTCAACGAGCATGAGCGTTCTCTGAAAGGCAGCAAGGTGCTGGTGCTTGGGTTGGCCTACAAGAAGGACATCGATGATCCGCGCGAGAGCCCGTCGTTCGAGCTGATCGAGCTGCTCCTGCACCGTGGTGCGAAGGTCAGCTACCATGATCCGCACATCCCCGTGGCTCCGTCGATGCGCACCTGGCCAGACCTCCCGAAGCTGGAGTCTCAGGCACTCACCGAGGAGATGCTCAAGTCGGTCGATGCTGTGCTCATCTCTACGGAGCACTCCGCGGTGGACTACGAGTTGGTGGCGAAGCACTCCAAGCTCGTGATCGACACGCGCGGCGTCTACCGTGATCCGCTCCCCAACGTTATCAAGGCTTAA
- a CDS encoding peptide chain release factor N(5)-glutamine methyltransferase, whose amino-acid sequence MERAKVDNQFDQDVAIVDVAAEAEYIADVASREGEAGAKERAMEFAARRAKGELLGHVLGFVRFLDLELLTAVDCLVPRHETEIVGRAAIRELTGMQREALRVIDMCCGAGNLACAIGRALPQARVWASDLTDGCVNLARRNVEHVGLTDRVQVFQGDLFESLRNQGLEGSIDLIVCNPPYISSGRLGAERAELLDNEPREAFDGGPYGLTIHQRVLQDALDFLRPGGWLMFEFGLGQDRQLKLLFGRTRGAYVDIGWEQDAQGGARAAIARKAD is encoded by the coding sequence CTGGAACGAGCGAAGGTCGACAACCAGTTCGATCAGGATGTGGCTATTGTCGATGTCGCGGCTGAGGCGGAGTACATAGCCGACGTTGCGTCGCGGGAAGGTGAAGCCGGAGCCAAGGAGCGCGCGATGGAGTTCGCGGCGCGCCGGGCAAAGGGTGAGCTGCTAGGTCACGTCCTGGGTTTCGTTCGCTTCCTTGACCTTGAGCTCCTCACCGCGGTGGACTGCCTGGTCCCACGTCACGAGACGGAAATCGTCGGTCGTGCGGCGATTCGCGAACTGACGGGCATGCAGCGGGAAGCGCTGCGCGTGATCGATATGTGCTGCGGCGCGGGCAACCTAGCGTGCGCGATTGGAAGGGCTCTGCCCCAGGCCCGAGTCTGGGCGTCGGATCTCACCGACGGCTGCGTGAACTTGGCTCGTCGCAACGTTGAGCACGTCGGCCTTACGGACCGCGTGCAGGTGTTTCAGGGAGATCTATTCGAGTCGCTCCGAAACCAGGGTTTGGAGGGCAGCATCGACCTGATCGTCTGCAATCCCCCGTACATTTCCTCCGGGCGCCTGGGGGCGGAGCGCGCCGAGCTGCTCGACAATGAGCCGCGTGAAGCGTTCGATGGTGGCCCCTACGGGCTGACGATTCACCAGCGCGTGCTACAGGACGCCCTCGATTTTCTGCGCCCAGGCGGTTGGCTGATGTTCGAATTTGGGTTGGGTCAAGACCGCCAGCTCAAGCTCCTTTTCGGCCGTACACGGGGCGCGTATGTGGACATTGGATGGGAACAAGATGCGCAGGGTGGAGCCCGCGCCGCCATCGCGAGAAAGGCAGATTGA
- a CDS encoding acyl carrier protein: MDIAEKVRGFIKENFYADAADLTDEASLLDMGIVDSTGILELVMFLETEFDIKVDDQEILPENLDSIANTVEFVKKKQAG; encoded by the coding sequence ATGGACATCGCTGAAAAGGTGCGTGGGTTCATCAAGGAGAACTTCTACGCCGACGCCGCAGATCTCACCGACGAAGCGTCGCTCCTAGACATGGGCATCGTCGACTCTACCGGCATCCTCGAGTTGGTGATGTTCTTGGAGACCGAGTTCGACATCAAAGTCGACGACCAAGAAATCCTCCCGGAAAATCTGGACTCAATCGCGAACACGGTCGAGTTCGTCAAGAAGAAGCAGGCCGGCTGA
- a CDS encoding acyl--CoA ligase, whose protein sequence is MTEAAVPLLHDYIAEAARRAPDKEALLCMKQRLTFKQIDQRANALAHALVARGIQPGDRVLVFADNTPETVVSYWGVLKANAIVSVVNPLTKADKLAYLLNDCRASALITDAHLGKVFTEAVKETGHLKTVLVSGNYPAEKLAELPNAVGFDAAIEAEQGDTPPRKQRIDIDLASIIYTSGSTGDPKGVMLTHRNQLTAATSVSTYLGYAESDVVLSALPISFDYGLYQMIMCTKVGAKLVLERSFTYATQVLNLMVSEEATVFPGVPTMFAIMAEMKNISDFDFSKVRMTTNTAAALHQKHIDALKEIFPNARIFSMYGLTECKRCTYLPPEDIDRKPGSVGIAIPNTEVWVVDDQGQRCKPGEVGELVVRGATVMRGYWEKPEATAKRLKPGPLPGEMMLFTGDFCKQDEEGYVYFAGRMDDIIKSRGEKVAPKEVENALVAIPGVKESAVIGVPDDILGHAIKAFVVLEQGADLNEKQIQNECRTRLENFMVPKFVVIVDDLPKTTTGKIKKTGLS, encoded by the coding sequence ATGACCGAAGCCGCAGTACCCCTTTTGCACGACTACATCGCCGAGGCCGCTCGGCGTGCTCCAGACAAGGAAGCGCTGCTGTGCATGAAGCAGCGCCTGACGTTCAAGCAGATCGATCAGCGTGCCAACGCGCTTGCCCACGCGTTGGTCGCTCGCGGTATCCAGCCTGGCGACCGTGTCTTGGTCTTTGCAGACAACACGCCGGAGACCGTCGTTTCCTACTGGGGTGTGCTCAAGGCGAACGCGATCGTCAGCGTGGTCAATCCGCTGACCAAGGCAGACAAGCTCGCGTACCTACTCAACGACTGCCGCGCGTCAGCGCTGATCACCGACGCACACCTCGGAAAGGTGTTCACAGAAGCAGTCAAGGAAACTGGGCACCTGAAGACGGTGCTAGTGAGCGGAAATTACCCTGCGGAAAAATTGGCGGAGCTGCCCAACGCGGTCGGCTTCGATGCGGCCATCGAGGCGGAGCAGGGCGACACGCCCCCGCGCAAGCAACGCATCGACATCGACCTGGCGAGCATCATCTACACCTCTGGATCCACGGGTGACCCGAAGGGCGTGATGCTTACCCACCGCAATCAGCTGACGGCTGCCACCAGCGTGTCGACCTATCTGGGTTACGCAGAGTCTGACGTAGTGCTCAGCGCGCTGCCGATCAGCTTCGACTACGGGCTCTATCAGATGATCATGTGCACGAAGGTCGGCGCGAAGCTCGTCCTCGAACGCTCATTCACCTACGCGACGCAGGTCCTCAACCTGATGGTTTCCGAGGAGGCCACGGTCTTCCCAGGTGTGCCGACGATGTTCGCCATCATGGCCGAGATGAAGAACATCAGTGACTTCGACTTCAGCAAGGTGCGGATGACGACCAACACCGCTGCCGCGCTGCACCAGAAGCACATCGACGCGTTGAAGGAGATCTTCCCGAACGCGCGCATCTTCAGCATGTACGGCCTCACCGAGTGCAAGCGCTGCACGTACCTGCCCCCGGAGGACATCGACCGCAAGCCGGGCAGCGTGGGGATCGCCATTCCAAACACCGAGGTGTGGGTGGTCGACGATCAGGGTCAGCGCTGCAAACCAGGGGAGGTCGGGGAACTCGTGGTGCGCGGAGCGACGGTGATGCGCGGCTACTGGGAGAAACCAGAGGCCACCGCGAAGCGCCTCAAGCCCGGACCTCTCCCCGGGGAAATGATGCTCTTCACCGGTGACTTCTGTAAGCAGGACGAAGAGGGTTACGTCTACTTCGCCGGTCGCATGGACGACATCATCAAGAGCCGCGGAGAGAAGGTTGCGCCGAAGGAAGTGGAGAACGCCCTGGTAGCCATCCCTGGCGTCAAGGAGTCCGCTGTTATTGGTGTCCCGGATGACATCCTGGGTCATGCAATCAAAGCGTTCGTCGTCCTTGAGCAAGGCGCTGACCTGAACGAGAAGCAGATCCAGAACGAGTGTCGAACCCGACTGGAGAACTTCATGGTGCCGAAGTTCGTCGTGATCGTGGACGACTTACCCAAGACCACGACGGGAAAGATCAAGAAGACGGGGTTGTCGTGA
- a CDS encoding SDR family oxidoreductase, giving the protein MPDISGKTVVVTGGSGFIGSHLVDGLLSRGAEVRVLDNFETGRRENLSHVQGKIELIEGDIRDLATCQRALEGANFVLHQAALGSVPRSMATPANSLATNVGGTANIFTAARDQKLTRVVYASSSSVYGTSDKLPKKEGEEGEPMSPYALSKWMNEELAATYTRCYPMEFVGLRYFNVYGPRQDPNGAYAAVIPRFFAACRKGEAPVIFGDGLQSRDFTYIDDVVRANLLAMTMGGAAGSAYNIGAGGRTTVKDLAETIIKVTGFAGAPSYQDPRPGDVKHSMADASRAKSGFGWEATTDLESGLARAAEYYS; this is encoded by the coding sequence ATTCCCGATATCTCAGGCAAGACCGTCGTCGTCACTGGTGGGAGCGGATTCATCGGCTCCCACCTCGTGGACGGCCTGCTTTCGCGCGGCGCTGAAGTGCGCGTGCTCGACAACTTCGAGACGGGGCGTCGGGAAAACCTGAGCCACGTGCAGGGGAAGATCGAACTCATCGAGGGCGATATTCGCGACCTCGCCACCTGCCAGCGCGCTTTGGAAGGAGCTAATTTCGTGCTCCACCAAGCCGCGCTGGGTTCGGTTCCGCGTTCAATGGCCACGCCAGCGAACTCCCTCGCGACCAACGTCGGCGGTACGGCGAATATCTTCACCGCCGCGAGGGACCAGAAGCTGACTCGCGTCGTCTATGCGTCTTCTTCGAGCGTCTACGGGACTAGTGACAAGCTCCCCAAGAAGGAAGGCGAGGAAGGCGAACCCATGTCTCCCTACGCACTCTCCAAGTGGATGAACGAGGAGCTCGCTGCGACCTATACCCGTTGCTATCCGATGGAGTTCGTGGGGCTCCGGTACTTCAACGTGTACGGTCCGCGTCAGGACCCCAATGGTGCGTACGCCGCGGTGATTCCTCGCTTCTTCGCTGCGTGTCGTAAGGGCGAAGCGCCCGTGATCTTCGGCGACGGCCTTCAGAGCCGCGATTTCACTTACATCGATGACGTCGTGCGGGCGAACCTGTTGGCGATGACCATGGGCGGCGCGGCGGGGTCCGCCTACAACATCGGTGCCGGTGGACGGACCACAGTAAAAGACCTTGCGGAAACGATCATCAAGGTCACTGGTTTCGCGGGGGCTCCGTCATATCAGGACCCGCGGCCGGGCGACGTGAAGCACTCCATGGCTGACGCGAGTCGCGCCAAGAGTGGTTTCGGCTGGGAGGCCACCACTGACTTGGAATCCGGTCTAGCGCGCGCGGCTGAGTACTACAGCTGA